The following is a genomic window from Paralichthys olivaceus isolate ysfri-2021 chromosome 3, ASM2471397v2, whole genome shotgun sequence.
gctttcatttgtgttttgatgttgtttATTAGTTGCAGTCATCACTGGTTTTATTATAGTATTTGGGGAAGTGTGCAAAAATTCTTGGCACAAATCTGACGGTGCACCCGCACACAGACGCTGGAGCGAATTAAACCACACATGAAATGAAGTATGGGCTCCACTAATCTGGAGCTGGAGATCCCTCTGCTTCAGATATACTAAGGTCAAGAGAAGAAAttagcaaaagagaaaaagaaaagatttaaatgtttgatcaaaactatatatttaaaggtccagtgtgtaagatttaagtgaaagggaactattgggagaaattgaatgtagaataatcctcatgatgttttcactagttcatttcatctaaattgtatgaattgtagttttctttaccccagaaaaggtcctttatattcaaatactttatatttacatcgaggggaccctctctacggaggccgccatgttttttacattagtccagactggacaaactaaacaccttttgagtttttatgaaaacttaGGGCTacaacagtttcttttttatgtttggggggagagggtgaggtgagatatcacaaaaatagaaataaataaagagaaataaaaaacattcaagttTTAAGACGTACATTGTCTGATATTGTGACAAACAcatgagcaaaacaaaaagtaacTCAAATCTCAATAATAAAATGCTGATGGTAACAGGTTGTCAACTTTAATCAAACTCTTTGGATACAGACAGAACGAGAGGAGCAGTAGAAACTGTGGCCCTTGACCCAAACCCACATGTCTCAGTCTCAGTGTGTTCACACATGACTCATGTCGGGTGAGAAGAGTCTGGAGAAGCCTCCTGTGTCTCTATCTTTACTCACTGGGCTCTCCACTGACCTCCTGACAAGCTGGAATCAACATTACGCAGAGCTGCGATGACGCCACCCACGCTGTCAGATAAGACATGAAGTAAAAACTGTAAGACAGGAAACATCTATGTTCCcttttctctgtcactctccttccatccatcctgtCCGGCTGCTGCTGGGTGGTTCGGTGGAGACATCCCTCCCCTCTGCGCGCAAACAGCCTCCGTGTGGTTCCTTACCGGAAAGCCAAGGGGTTGAGTCTTCCAGAGAAGAAACCCCCGCTGGCATCTTATCCACTGTTGCATGGGGGTGAAGAGGAAATGCACTTCCCAGTCCTCGCAGACCAGAGGAAACATCGCTGACAAGCGCGAGCCTTTGGATGCTTGCGGCGATGGAGAGCGCGGACTTTACGCACGGACCTCTCTCCGGTAGCGAGACGCCGGCTCAGCAGTCACAAGCGGCCACTGTCAAGACATCGATCGCTTTGCCTATTTTCATGTTTGCCGGAGGCGCCATTGGGAATTTAATCGCAATAATCGTCCTGTCAGTGTCGAGACAGGAGAAGAAGTCCTCCGCCTTCTACACGCTGCTGTGCGGTCTGGCGGTGACGGACCTGCTGGGCACCTGCCTGGCCAGCCCGCTCACCATCGCCAACTACCTGGACAAGCATGTGTTTGAGCACCAGCACGTCTGCGAGTTTCactccttcctgctgctgttcttcAGTTTGACAGGACTCAGCATCATCTGCGCCATGGCGGCGGAGCGGTACCTGGCCATCTGTTGCCCCTACACCTACCAGCGCTGGGGGGTGGACAGACGCTTTGCGCAGAggttcctcttcttcatctacaTCAGTCACATCTTCTTCTGCTGCCTCCCGATGATGGGCCTGGCGCGGAGCAGGCTGCAGTCCTCCACCACCTGGTGCTTCATCAACTGGAGGACGGGCGAACCGGTGGCCTACTCCATCCTGTACGGCGTGGTGAGCCTGCTGCTCATCCTGGGCACCATCGTGCTGAACCTGGCGGTGTGCGGGTCGCTGCTGCTGATGCGCCAGAGGACCGTGCAGCGGTTCGTCTCCAGAGCCAGCATCCGGCAGAGGTGGAAGGCTCTGTCTTCGGCCGCAGAGACGCAGATGATGGCGGTGCTGGTGATGACCTCTGCGGTGGTTCTGGCCTGTTCAGTTCCGCTAGTGGTGAGTCagtcaattaattaattagtcTGCACTGATTGTGGTGTTTGTTGCCTATTTATCGTGAATTTACTTCCCACCACAGACCAATATTTGTATTAACCTGTCGCCAACATACTGTTATCATAGCAGCCTATGttataaaatgacaaacacGAGAAAGACGGCATGAAACTAAAGTAGAACTTGTATTTTAGTAGATTTTCTTgacactgtgtatgtgtgatatCAGAGTTTTGACCTATAGTTACAACATCTTTTTCTTATACGCCCTCATA
Proteins encoded in this region:
- the LOC109636581 gene encoding prostaglandin E2 receptor EP4 subtype-like, which translates into the protein MLAAMESADFTHGPLSGSETPAQQSQAATVKTSIALPIFMFAGGAIGNLIAIIVLSVSRQEKKSSAFYTLLCGLAVTDLLGTCLASPLTIANYLDKHVFEHQHVCEFHSFLLLFFSLTGLSIICAMAAERYLAICCPYTYQRWGVDRRFAQRFLFFIYISHIFFCCLPMMGLARSRLQSSTTWCFINWRTGEPVAYSILYGVVSLLLILGTIVLNLAVCGSLLLMRQRTVQRFVSRASIRQRWKALSSAAETQMMAVLVMTSAVVLACSVPLVVRVFANHFMLKEDPEADLAAIRIASVNPILDPWIYILLRRSLLRRLLTLSRRGSSPRNSASPPPQRNPFYPDIMRDSHVFTQLMCSTSIITQLPATVKFTPYDTESLQQTSNTAD